Proteins co-encoded in one Corylus avellana chromosome ca9, CavTom2PMs-1.0 genomic window:
- the LOC132161737 gene encoding NDR1/HIN1-like protein 10 produces MGSKGGCGCCSCLCGCLFSCLLSLIFQILFTLLVIVALVGFVFWLLFRPNEVKFRVTDASLTQFNFSTADNTLHYNLALNISVRNPNKRIGIYYDSIEANAYYQGQRFDTETPAPFYQGHKNTSVLSPVFKGQQLVTLGATEVSNFDSDKSAGIFGITLKLKLRIRFKVGWFKVGHFKPKIKCGLNVPLKSNATSSPATFESTKCSFAF; encoded by the coding sequence ATGGGATCGAAAGGTGGGTGCGGGTGTTGCAGCTGCCTCTGTGGGTGTCTCTTCAGTTGCCTTCTGAGCCTCATCTTCCAAATCCTCTTCACGCTCCTCGTCATCGTGGCGTTGGTGGGCTTCGTCTTCTGGCTCCTCTTCCGCCCTAACGAGGTCAAGTTCCGCGTCACCGACGCCTCGCTCACCCAGTTCAACTTCTCCACCGCCGACAACACGCTCCACTACAACCTTGCCCTCAACATCTCCGTCAGGAACCCCAACAAGCGCATCGGCATCTACTACGACAGCATCGAGGCCAACGCTTACTACCAGGGCCAGCGATTCGACACCGAGACTCCGGCGCCGTTTTACCAGGGTCACAAGAACACGTCCGTTCTCAGCCCCGTCTTCAAGGGGCAGCAATTGGTCACGCTGGGCGCCACAGAGGTCTCCAACTTCGATTCGGATAAGTCCGCTGGGATTTTCGGTATTACTCTGAAGCTGAAACTTCGGATCAGATTCAAGGTGGGTTGGTTCAAGGTCGGCCACTTCAAGCCCAAGATCAAGTGTGGCTTAAACGTTCCTCTCAAGTCTAATGCCACATCATCACCTGCAACGTTTGAGTCTACCAAGTGCAGCTTCGCTTTCTGA
- the LOC132192200 gene encoding NDR1/HIN1-like protein 3: MAEKQSLNGAYYGPSIPPTRKSYHRHGRGSGCCGCCGCLFGCLCECIFGLIFKIVFTILIIIGLAALVVWLVLRPNNLKFHVTDASLTQFNFTANNTLNYNMALNITVRNPNKRIGIYYDTIQANSYYQDQRFDTMDLTPFYQGHKNTSVLSTLVDGQQVVLLGTSEQSNFNSETTDGIYSIDLKINLKIRAKVGWIKIGKFKPKIKCGLKVPLTNGKSAGSFEATKCSLDL; the protein is encoded by the coding sequence ATGGCAGAGAAGCAATCCCTGAATGGTGCCTACTACGGCCCCTCAATCCCACCGACACGCAAATCCTACCACCGCCACGGCCGTGGCAGTGGCTGCTGCGGCTGCTGCGGGTGCCTTTTCGGCTGCCTCTGCGAGTGCATCTTCGGCCTCATTTTCAAAATCGTCTTCACTATCCTCATAATCATTGGCCTCGCCGCGCTCGTTGTCTGGCTCGTCCTCCGCCCCAACAACCTCAAGTTCCACGTCACCGACGCCTCTCTCACGCAGTTCAATTTCACCGCCAACAACACGCTCAACTACAACATGGCGCTCAACATCACCGTCAGAAACCCCAACAAGCGGATTGGGATATACTACGACACCATCCAAGCCAATTCTTACTACCAAGACCAGAGATTTGACACGATGGATTTGACGCCGTTCTACCAGGGGCACAAGAACACGAGTGTCTTGAGCACCCTAGTCGATGGACAACAAGTGGTGTTGCTGGGAACTAGCGAGCAATCCAATTTCAATTCGGAGACGACCGATGGGATCTACAGTATCGATTTGAAGATCAACCTTAAAATCCGGGCGAAGGTGGGTTGGATCAAGATTGGGAAGTTCAAGCCGAAGATCAAGTGTGGGTTAAAGGTTCCTTTGACTAATGGGAAATCGGCAGGTAGCTTTGAGGCTACCAAATGCAGTTTGGATCTCTGA